The genomic stretch TGATAAGAGGGAAGCCATAAAGAAGAAGGATGAAAAAAGGATAGCAGAACGGGAGTTAAGATCAAGATGAAGGGGGCGATAGGTTTCGACAGGGAAGTTAGGGTCAGAGAGGCATGCCGGGTTCCTACCCACCCGAAAAAAGGTAGAAATAAACATAACTGCAGACTCTCACGAGTACGCACTGGCTGCTTAATGCAGCCACATCATCTGGGCTTTCCTCCTGTTTCAAGTCCAGAATGGTGTAATACAAGCAGGATAGTCTTTCTGGACACCTATACAGAAAGGCAAAAACTTATAGGCGTGGGTGCTGGAAAACCTGTCAGAGGGTGCTCCTTCACCCGAGAAAAAAACACTGACTAAGCATGTAGTCTCTTTGCAATTCTTCTTCTTTGGACGCGGGTTCGATTCCCGCCGCCTCCACCATATATTATTAATGATATTGGTTAGTTGCAAGTTTCAACCTCATCAGAAACTGGTTCTATTCTGGTTCTATTTGCCAGGGATATCACCTTTCGATTATTGACAGCACCCTCTAGTTTGTCCATTTTGAGATGGAGATATTTCACCGTGGTTCTGATATCAGAATGACCCATGAGTTCTTTCACCAGTGTTACATCATTATTTTGTATTAACTGTGATCCAAAACTATGTCGGGTCCCTTCATACAGGCAAACATCCAGGGCACTGTACTTGTGCCATTGATACCACAATGTTTTTGGTAATATTCCTTTGCCTGTTCTTTGGTTTATGAAAAGGAACTGCCTTGGTAATTTATCTTTCATGTGTTTTACGACGATCTCGTAGGCCCTATTCGATAGAGGTATTATCCGCTTCTTATTCTGTTTAGTGCTTTCCTTGATTGTGTTCCCTCGCACATAGGTTCTCTCCACCAACGCCGTCCTGTTGTCCGGGTCTATATGTTTGCATAGTAAAGCACAGGCTTCCCCTGGTCTGAGTCCTGTCTCAAAGAGAAACTCGATAGCATCACGATATGCCTCTGGAATCAACGCCAGTGCATTATCCTGAAGTTTAAACTCTATAGCACGCCTTTGTACGCTATCATCACCTTTGACCTCTGGGAATGAGGGACAGGCGCTTATAGTGCCTCTTTCGACGAGCCAGTTAAAAAAGTTATGGAGGGCATTTAATATGTTTTTCCTGGTCTTGATCTTTACAGAAGAGAGGGCGTCTTTTAAGGAAACTATGTGCTCCCTCTTAACCTTGTTTACGTCATGTTCATAAAGCATGGGAAAATGGTTCTTTACATATCCACGGTATGAGTCCACGGTCCCGGGAGACAACTCACCGAAACTTTCCATTTGTTCCTTCTCCTGTAACCATCTGTGGATCTGTACCTCAAACTTACTCTCTTTGATCTTTGCATCTGTCCAGGACACAGGGTCAAATATGCCCTTTTTAATATCCAGCGCTATCTCCGTTAAGGTATCCACCGCTCTCTTATATGTGTAGAGATACCCCTGGTTGTCTCTCCGATATTCATAATTTTTGCCTTTCCAGTAGAGTTTTATAATACAGTGTGGATTTCCTTCTGGAGTACATAGGCATACTCCATTCATCTTTTTGCGACACTTATTGCAAAGAATAAGTCCCCTCATAATCACACCCCCTGCTTTTAATAGCTCCTGGGGTATTGTAAATGAGTGATCATATCGTGTCAACGGAATCATGTTTTATTATGTATTCCTGTCATTCCCTTTCCTATACCTTCAATAAGAGCATGTATTTTTTCCATTCCCTCAGGAGTGGTATCTTCATGTTCCCAATATTTTTTTTCTTCATGGGAAATGGACGGGGGAGTATCGAATTTACTTTCCCTTTCCTTTTGTTCTGCCTCTAACCAGTCTCTCCAATAATCTTTTTTAAGGAAATTGATGGGA from Pseudomonadota bacterium encodes the following:
- a CDS encoding tyrosine-type recombinase/integrase — translated: MRGLILCNKCRKKMNGVCLCTPEGNPHCIIKLYWKGKNYEYRRDNQGYLYTYKRAVDTLTEIALDIKKGIFDPVSWTDAKIKESKFEVQIHRWLQEKEQMESFGELSPGTVDSYRGYVKNHFPMLYEHDVNKVKREHIVSLKDALSSVKIKTRKNILNALHNFFNWLVERGTISACPSFPEVKGDDSVQRRAIEFKLQDNALALIPEAYRDAIEFLFETGLRPGEACALLCKHIDPDNRTALVERTYVRGNTIKESTKQNKKRIIPLSNRAYEIVVKHMKDKLPRQFLFINQRTGKGILPKTLWYQWHKYSALDVCLYEGTRHSFGSQLIQNNDVTLVKELMGHSDIRTTVKYLHLKMDKLEGAVNNRKVISLANRTRIEPVSDEVETCN